The following are from one region of the Megachile rotundata isolate GNS110a chromosome 15, iyMegRotu1, whole genome shotgun sequence genome:
- the LOC105662542 gene encoding uncharacterized protein LOC105662542 isoform X1, whose amino-acid sequence MMNKTDSADFTRRIKHLLEIMTNNCSEESANSEDEDSFISSDESCSENEDDDDHSDLSETEDSPDEEQHSPTFRLNKFFEDHINNTEKHVPLTSSNNEPNEIKFENKMYRVIPIKLDEKVFKRNIDAPPTRNINQIKSR is encoded by the exons ATGATGAATAAAACAGATTCTGCAGATTTTACTAGACGCATTAAG CACTTGTTGGAAATAATGACGAATAATTGTTCAGAAG AATCCGCAAATTCTGAAGACGAGGACTCTTTTATCAGTTCAGATGAATCGTGCTCCGAAAATGAAGACGACGATGATCATTCCGATCTAAGCGAGACTGAAGATTCGCCAGACGAAGAGCAGCATTCCCCCACGTTtcgtttaaacaaattctttgaaGATCACATAAATAACACGGAGAAACACGTACCTTTAACTTCGAGCAATAATGAGCCcaatgaaattaaattcgaaAACAAAATGTACAGAGTTATTCCGATAAAATTAGATGAAAAGGTCTTCAAACGAAATATCGATGCTCCTCCCACCAGaaatataaatcaaataaaatcaCGTTGA
- the LOC105662542 gene encoding uncharacterized protein LOC105662542 isoform X2 codes for MTNNCSEESANSEDEDSFISSDESCSENEDDDDHSDLSETEDSPDEEQHSPTFRLNKFFEDHINNTEKHVPLTSSNNEPNEIKFENKMYRVIPIKLDEKVFKRNIDAPPTRNINQIKSR; via the exons ATGACGAATAATTGTTCAGAAG AATCCGCAAATTCTGAAGACGAGGACTCTTTTATCAGTTCAGATGAATCGTGCTCCGAAAATGAAGACGACGATGATCATTCCGATCTAAGCGAGACTGAAGATTCGCCAGACGAAGAGCAGCATTCCCCCACGTTtcgtttaaacaaattctttgaaGATCACATAAATAACACGGAGAAACACGTACCTTTAACTTCGAGCAATAATGAGCCcaatgaaattaaattcgaaAACAAAATGTACAGAGTTATTCCGATAAAATTAGATGAAAAGGTCTTCAAACGAAATATCGATGCTCCTCCCACCAGaaatataaatcaaataaaatcaCGTTGA
- the LOC100881751 gene encoding uncharacterized protein LOC100881751, giving the protein MDTIPLLTPTMESDLLKDPWIFPQQKPDTTKEDQRATSSTWEENFQDLSGWCMDTFQGQCNFHTGESPTFKLSGTKYEGNSVLASEEGVLKDLMSVADKNKWNVKMNAVETTKHINSNSHSLQSPSEITSVKYEKKDSTAEVNTSNSWLRLSKESTAAPNTSSWSKQNDTEASTTFQSRYHVGDVDLNDACPTLFDSADNQPQTWDVLRTVETTGSDTFDLLSYLCDDEVRSPEGSVSTDSSSVISKSPWSSTSPLVTVPQTDVKVKTEKNGIAVPESANSRTVASTVTASSIETPLTSRRTKRTRTPVTSKVEKTYRTRREKAGRKHYIESDSDDRTFAVHYRESREKNNEASRKSRMNKKAKETEMAMKAIELERDNRILKMKVEELEKLVTSMRSALLRSALKKEF; this is encoded by the exons ATGGATACAATTCCTCTATTGACACCGACCATGGAGTCAGACTTGCTAAAAGACCCATGGATATTTCCACAGCAGAAGCCCGATACAACAAAAGAAGATCAGAGAGCAACATCCTCCACATGGGAGGAAAATTTTCAGGATTTAAGTGGTTGGTGCATGGACACGTTCCAGGGTCAATGCAATTTTCACACAGGTGAATCACCTACGTTTAAACTATCAG GTACGAAATACGAGGGTAACAGTGTCTTGGCTTCAGAAGAGGGGGTATTGAAAGATTTGATGAGTGTAGCAGACAAAAATAAGTGGAACGTGAAAATGAATGCTGTTGAGACAACTAAACATATAAACAGTAATTCTCACAGTTTACAATCTCCATCAGAAATAACTAGTGTTAAATACGAGAAAAAGGATAGTACCGCAGAAGTAAACACATCTAACTCGTGGTTAAGGCTATCAAAAGAATCAACAGCTGCACCAAATACAAGTTCATGGAGTAAACAGAACGATACAGAAGCTAGTACAACGTTCCAATCAAGGTATCACGTAGGAGACGTTGATTTAAATGATGCTTGTCCGACTTTGTTCGATTCCGCCGATAATCAGCCACAAACATGGGACGTACTACGTACAGTTGAAACAACCGGGTCGGATACATTTGATCTGTTATCATACCTTTGTGAT GATGAAGTACGATCTCCAGAAGGCAGTGTTTCAACAGATTCGTCATCAGTAATATCAAAGTCACCTTGGTCGTCTACAAGTCCATTGGTGACGGTTCCACAGACTGACGTGAAAGTGAAAACCGAAAAGAACGGGATAGCCGTTCCAGAAAGCGCAAACAGTCGAACAGTAGCATCAACGGTAACTGCGTCTTCTATAGAGACACCATTAACATCTCGAAGGACGAAAAGAACAAGGACACCGGTTACCAGTAAAGTGGAGAAAACATACAGGACGAGACGCGAGAAAGCCGGACGAAAACATTATATTGAAAGTGATTCGGATGATCGAACTTTCGCGGTACATTATCGAGAATCAAGAGAAAAGAACAACGAAGCTTCAAGAAAGTCACGTATGAATAAGAAAGCTAAAGAGACCGAGATGGCCATGAAAGCTATCGAATTGGAACGAGACAACAGGATATTAAAGATGAAAGTGGAAGAACTCGAGAAACTTGTAACATCCATGCGCAGTGCGTTATTGAGGTCCGCTTTAAAGAAAGAGTTCTAA